One Amblyomma americanum isolate KBUSLIRL-KWMA chromosome 8, ASM5285725v1, whole genome shotgun sequence DNA window includes the following coding sequences:
- the LOC144101825 gene encoding uncharacterized protein LOC144101825 — translation MAAPSFAVVAGTRAGEADGKCDTMPKASGKCYIVEDMRMFMYSYDLKMTSENDLPPLPMSNGLHFRVILAATKRCDISLYQVVPHAASGGIPKAVQEGITSIPASLRVTLAHVILVQGLYEQSPLYAECSGFECLVMVYIRLLARNEGIENKIEVLQILNTYFARLFGTNDVLDDRVERKSELRVKERERRKLNNKCKKNKDNKDDDFGGDFSSASASEEEDDDNDCYGARRDDFSYMNKKERQRLQWISNKKQLKRLQRRQQVARDLAARNKREREDRVRMLADRAKQRRVNDPTYVTLDRAVLAHCFDPDSGSVVCFTPVGRKGSCRRVECSRMAHCANPNVGDIHYVYQLNGRFEFTYATVHAMFNGLFSSEEHWLNPLLEMLPDEGYVSTFKALYRKMCVLAADNRSYMHMFWNWMAPSVNASIERASKMMDQQQSAVVAPSTTTEKIIANMTTKQVGCTFAAIAVHGADSYDTCKETLLSKQHMTNPLIRRKHWEAVTKQFAPLLKRVNTYISYLCHRILNAQVELQDMANFGSMLLGGNSDAYTLPSPVGGSESVVYEQPVESETWMYEQFRALFPHQRDLDSVTEINPDMFTTMLDAELPLYSWRAITHGVTHFWISIIAYYMSFRAMYAHQQTQLESRQQMKDPMVVVKDYGGGRGDQKESCSNGGGRLKDAAVPSKQRTCVLVFWCNGDDECALILLERLYWALHVVLRLHAGQGEVNRKYKNVFANNVFLHTFMEKTDKVELVFSDSNVGCKMEFNTLHILFCASSSGDRPPLVVLPQISVKQRTPGRRCVSFVKMSPPHRMAKTPPTSPTHELFEDRTKSRRVYSNEYYTSREAVQNPLVADGIGDVVVHEQKYTDYICPRAIVNTIRRRCGDMIASDSLSMDFLSETYFGNISSKETLSTISVTNLGMNILRATRYFTGHMSANAILNARAHHNAVSATIGALTQTTDEEGRLTELVAEKSDDEQRRSAKRHATSVEQVTESKGESSTPEQARKEKSSSKNHKSDVTEHASKEKPPVRKHKSNVTEHASKEKHVEKQASGEKASVKKSTEHASREKPSVEKSTERTKKTEHVSREKPSVEKSKSATTEHASKERPSVKKSTEHASREKPSVSKAEHVSREKPSVEKSKHTSREKSSVEKSPAIASKEKPSAASSKKRFNYLMRGAQYQP, via the exons ATGGCGGCGCCGTCCTTCGCGGTCGTCGCAGGCACCCGTGCTGGCGAGGCAGACGGAAAGTGCGACACTATGCCCAAGGCTTCTGGG AAATGCTACATCGTGGAAGACATGCGTATGTTTATGTACTCCTACGATTTGAAAATGACCTCCGAAAATGACTTGCCTCCACTACCGATGAGCAACGGGCTTCACTTTCGAGTGATATTGGCAGCGACGAAACGGTGCGACATCAGTCTGTATCAAGTGGTGCCTCACGCTGCTTCCGGAGGAATTCCCAAAGCCGTTCAGGAAGGTATCACTTCCATTCCCGCCTCGCTAAGAGTGACTCTGGCGCATGTAATTCTGGTGCAAGGTCTGTACGAGCAAAGTCCGTTGTACGCGGAGTGCAGTGGCTTCGAGTGTCTAGTCATGGTGTACATCAGACTGTTGGCTCGAAACGAAGGTATCGAGAATAAGATCGAAGTGCTTCAAATCCTGAACACGTACTTCGCCCGCCTGTTTGGAACGAACGACGTGCTCGACGACAGGGTGGAGAGGAAGAGCGAGTTGCGTGTGAAGGAACGAGAACGTCGCAAGCTGAACAACAAGTGCAAGAAGAATAAGGATAACAAAGACGACGACTTTGGGGGTGATTTTAGCAGTGCCAGTGCTTCTGAGGAAGAAGATGATGACAACGACTGTTATGGAGCTCGGCGTGACGATTTCAGCTACATGAACAAGAAGGAGCGTCAGCGCTTGCAGTGGATTTCTAACAAGAAGCAGCTGAAGAGACTGCAGCGACGACAGCAAGTGGCTCGAGACTTGGCCGCCCGCAACAAGCGCGAGCGAGAGGATCGAGTGCGAATGCTCGCCGACCGAGCCAAACAGAGACGCGTCAACGATCCGACGTACGTGACTCTGGACCGGGCAGTGCTTGCGCACTGTTTCGATCCCGACTCCGGCAGCGTGGTCTGTTTCACGCCGGTCGGACGCAAGGGCTCGTGTCGGCGGGTCGAATGCTCTCGCATGGCTCACTGTGCGAATCCCAACGTGGGTGACATTCACTACGTGTACCAACTGAACGGCCGGTTCGAGTTCACGTATGCTACAGTGCACGCCATGTTCAACGGGCTGTTTTCTAGCGAAGAGCACTGGCTGAACCCGCTGCTGGAGATGCTGCCAGACGAAGGGTACGTGAGTACCTTCAAGGCACTGTATCGGAAGATGTGTGTGTTAGCTGCCGATAACAGGTCTTACATGCACATGTTCTGGAACTGGATGGCTCCGTCGGTGAACGCTAGCATCGAGCGAGCGAGCAAGATGATGGACCAGCAGCAGTCGGCCGTGGTCGCTCCCTCTACTACAACGGAAAAGATCATCGCCAACATGACTACCAAGCAAGTGGGTTGCACGTTTGCTGCGATTGCCGTGCACGGTGCCGACAGCTACGACACTTGTAAAGAGACCTTGCTATCCAAGCAACACATGACGAACCCGCTCATTCGTCGCAAGCACTGGGAAGCCGTGACCAAGCAGTTTGCACCGTTGTTGAAGCGCGTGAACACGTACATATCGTACTTGTGTCATCGTATACTGAATGCTCAGGTGGAACTGCAAGACATGGCCAATTTCGGTTCCATGCTGTTGGGAGGCAACTCGGACGCGTACACACTTCCGTCGCCCGTCGGGGGCAGTGAATCGGTGGTGTACGAGCAACCGGTCGAGTCCGAGACTTGGATGTATGAGCAGTTTCGGGCTCTATTTCCGCACCAGCGCGACCTCGACTCGGTTACAGAGATCAACCCCGACATGTTCACTACAATGTTGGATGCTGAACTGCCCCTATATTCCTGGCGCGCCATCACCCACGGCGTAACACACTTTTGGATTTCTATCATAGCGTATTACATGAGCTTTCGCGCCATGTACGCTCATCAGCAAACGCAGCTCGAAAGCAGGCAACAGATGAAAGACCCCATGGTAGTGGTGAAGGATTACGGGGGTGGCAGAGGAGACCAGAAAGAGAGTTGCAGTAACGGCGGCGGTCGACTGAAGGACGCCGCCGTGCCCAGTAAGCAACGCACGTGCGTGCTAGTGTTTTGGTGTAACGGCGACGACGAGTGTGCACTGATTTTGCTGGAAAGACTGTACTGGGCGTTGCACGTGGTGCTTCGACTGCACGCCGGACAGGGCGAGGTAAATAGGAAATACAAGAATGTGTTCGCCAACAATGTGTTTCTTCATACGTTTATGGAGAAGACGGACAAGGTGGAACTGGTGTTCTCAGACTCCAACGTCGGTTGCAAGATGGAATTTAACACTCTGCACATTTTGTTTTGTGCGAGCTCTTCCGGCGATCGCCCACCGCTTGTCGTGTTGCCCCAGATCAGCGTGAAGCAGCGAACGCCGGGAAGACGGTGCGTGTCGTTTGTGAAGATGAGTCCTCCACACAGGATGGCCAAGACACCGCCAACTAGCCCGACTCACGAACTATTTGAAGACAGAACAAAGTCTCGCCGAGTGTACAGCAACGAATATTACACTTCTCGAGAGGCTGTTCAGAATCCGCTCGTCGCAGACGGCATCGGAGACGTGGTGGTGCACGAGCAGAAATACACAGACTACATCTGTCCTCGCGCGATCGTGAACACGATTCGTCGCCGCTGCGGGGACATGATCGCCAGCGACTCGCTGAGCATGGACTTTCTGTCTGAAACGTACTTCGGAAACATCTCCTCCAAAGAGACATTGTCTACAATCAGTGTGACTAATTTGGGCATGAACATTTTGCGAGCTACTCGTTACTTTACGGGTCACATGTCTGCAAATGCCATACTGAATGCTCGAGCGCACCACAATGCAGTTTCCGCAACGATCGGTGCCCTTACTCAGACGACCGACGAAGAAGGGCGATTGACTGAATTGGTGGCCGAGAAGAGCGACGACGAACAGCGGAGAAGTGCGAAGAGGCATGCCACGAGTGTGGAACAGGTAACGGAGAGTAAAGGAGAGTCTAGCACGCCCGAGCAAGCGCGTAAAGAGAAGTCATCATCGAAGAACCACAAGTCCGATGTGACCGAGCATGCGAGTAAAGAGAAGCCGCCGGTAAGAAAACACAAGTCCAATGTGACCGAGCACGCGAGTAAAGAGAAGCATGTGGAGAAACAAGCAAGTGGAGAGAAGGCATCAGTAAAGAAATCGACCGAGCACGCAAGTAGAGAGAAGCCGTCGGTAGAGAAGTCGACCGAGCGCACAAAGAAGACTGAGCATGTAAGCAGAGAGAAGCCGTCGGTAGAGAAATCCAAGTCCGCTACGACCGAGCACGCAAGTAAAGAGAGGCCATCAGTGAAGAAATCGACTGAGCATGCGAGTAGAGAGAAGCCATCAGTAAGCAAGGCTGAGCATGTAAGCAGAGAGAAGCCGTCGGTAGAGAAGTCCAAGCATACAAGTAGAGAGAAGTCGTCGGTAGAGAAGTCACCCGCGATCGCGAGTAAAGAGAAGCCATCAGCTGCATCCAGTAAGAAAAGGTTCAATTATCTGATGAGAGGTGCCCAGTATCAGCCTTGA
- the LOC144101528 gene encoding phospholipid phosphatase 3-like, with protein MTRYEIVLGMHAVPTLIITILVLAIYFSPLRPVHTRISCDDRSLSLDYKDSTITGAMLYATCMLLPILTLGWIEWKSHRASSSEECDGKLTLCFKKSVPSIVRKLHVYLLCFVVGALVTIFVTDAIKYSVGRPRPHFLSLCAPDACQRGNETVYTQSLHCTTELSRHLLRNLRLSFPSGHSSLSAYAAAFMILYLQERGHAALHSLTVAIFAIQSTIAVAAMGIGASRVFDHKHHVGDVACGLALGAVIGYLTWTFVLPEMKKD; from the coding sequence ATGACTCGATACGAGATCGTCTTAGGAATGCATGCAGTACCCACATTAATAATCACCATTCTCGTGCTCGCGATATATTTTTCGCCACTGAGACCCGTACACACGCGCATCTCGTGCGATGATCGCTCACTCTCTCTCGATTACAAAGACAGTACGATTACCGGCGCGATGCTATACGCTACGTGCATGCTACTGCCGATCCTTACATTGGGCTGGATAGAATGGAAATCGCACCGTGCTTCTTCGAGTGAGGAGTGTGATGGGAAACTCACGTTATGCTTCAAGAAATCCGTACCCTCCATAGTTCGCAAGTTACACGTCTATCTGTTGTGTTTCGTAGTTGGAGCACTAGTCACTATATTTGTGACGGACGCGATCAAGTACAGCGTGGGTAGACCCAGACCACACTTTCTCTCGTTGTGCGCACCCGATGCGTGTCAACGCGGCAATGAAACGGTATACACGCAGTCTCTGCACTGCACGACCGAACTTTCCAGACACTTGCTGCGCAATTTAAGACTATCGTTTCCATCGGGACACTCCTCCCTTTCTGCTTACGCCGCCGCGTTCATGATTCTCTACTTGCAAGAACGAGGACATGCGGCGTTACACTCGTTAACAGTGGCAATATTTGCGATACAAAGCACGATTGCAGTCGCGGCAATGGGCATAGGAGCTAGTCGCGTATTTGATCACAAGCATCACGTTGGAGACGTCGCGTGTGGACTAGCATTAGGAGCAGTTATAGGCTATTTGACTTGGACATTTGTTCTACCGGAAATGAAAAAAGAC
- the LOC144101826 gene encoding uncharacterized protein LOC144101826, protein MSPPHRMAKTPPTSPTHKLFEDRTKSRRVYSNEYYTSREAVQNPLVADGIGDVVVHEQKYTDYICPRAIVNTIRRRCGDMIASDSLSMDFLSETYFGNISSKETLSTISVTNLGMNILRATRYFTGHMSANAILNARAHHNAVSATIGALTQTTDEEGRLTELVAEKSDDEQRRSAKRHATSVEQVTESKGESSTPEQARKEKSSSKNHKSDVTEHASKEKPPVRKHKSNVTEHASKEKHVEKQASGEKASVKKSTEHASREKPSVEKSTERTKKTEHVSREKPSVEKSKSATTEHASKERPSVKKSTEHASREKPSVRKTEHVSREKPSVEKSKHTSREKSSVEKSPAIASKEKPSVRKTEHISGEKPSVQKSKSTTTKHASKERPSVKKSPAIASKEKPSVRKTEHISGEKPSVEKSKSTTTEHASKERPSVKKSTGHASREKVSVDKSGVVQETVAPSTEKFRTKEAKSSAKTAVPSTEQEEQAQKKRKEVAVVPEKSTAVPERVEKSATVSGQVVEKPVVAPPPQLRGPPLLR, encoded by the coding sequence ATGAGTCCTCCACACAGGATGGCCAAGACACCGCCAACTAGCCCGACTCACAAACTATTTGAAGACAGAACAAAGTCACGCCGAGTGTACAGCAACGAATATTACACTTCTCGAGAGGCTGTTCAGAATCCGCTCGTCGCAGACGGCATCGGAGACGTGGTGGTGCACGAGCAGAAATACACAGACTACATCTGTCCTCGCGCGATCGTGAACACGATTCGTCGCCGCTGCGGGGACATGATCGCCAGCGACTCGCTGAGCATGGACTTTCTGTCTGAAACGTACTTTGGAAACATCTCCTCCAAGGAGACATTGTCTACAATCAGCGTGACTAATTTGGGCATGAACATTTTGCGAGCTACTCGTTACTTTACGGGTCACATGTCTGCAAATGCCATACTGAATGCTCGAGCGCACCACAATGCAGTTTCCGCAACGATCGGTGCCCTTACTCAGACGACCGACGAAGAAGGGCGATTGACTGAATTGGTGGCCGAGAAGAGCGACGACGAACAGCGGAGAAGTGCGAAGAGGCATGCCACGAGTGTGGAACAGGTAACGGAGAGTAAAGGAGAGTCTAGCACGCCCGAGCAAGCGCGTAAAGAGAAGTCATCATCGAAGAACCACAAGTCCGATGTGACCGAGCATGCGAGTAAAGAGAAGCCGCCGGTAAGAAAACACAAGTCCAATGTGACCGAGCACGCGAGTAAAGAGAAGCATGTGGAGAAACAAGCAAGTGGAGAGAAGGCATCAGTAAAGAAATCGACCGAGCACGCAAGTAGAGAGAAGCCGTCGGTAGAGAAGTCGACCGAGCGCACAAAGAAGACTGAGCATGTAAGCAGAGAGAAGCCGTCGGTAGAGAAATCCAAGTCCGCTACGACCGAGCACGCAAGTAAAGAGAGGCCATCAGTGAAGAAATCGACTGAGCATGCGAGTAGAGAGAAGCCATCAGTAAGGAAGACTGAGCATGTAAGCAGAGAGAAGCCGTCGGTAGAGAAGTCCAAGCATACAAGTAGAGAGAAGTCGTCGGTAGAGAAGTCACCCGCGATCGCGAGTAAAGAGAAGCCATCAGTAAGGAAGACTGAACATATAAGCGGAGAGAAGCCGTCTGTACAGAAGTCCAAGTCCACTACGACCAAGCACGCAAGTAAAGAGAGGCCATCAGTGAAGAAGTCACCCGCGATCGCGAGTAAAGAGAAGCCATCAGTAAGGAAGACTGAACATATAAGCGGAGAGAAGCCGTCTGTAGAGAAGTCCAAGTCCACTACGACTGAGCACGCAAGTAAAGAGAGGCCATCAGTGAAGAAGTCGACTGGGCATGCAAGTAGAGAGAAGGTGTCGGTAGATAAGTCCGGTGTTGTTCAAGAAACAGTCGCCCCTTCCACCGAGAAATTTCGGACTAAGGAAGCTAAATCTTCAGCAAAGACTGCCGTTCCTTCTACAGAGCAAGAAGAACAGGCtcagaagaaaaggaaagaagtaGCTGTCGTTCCTGAGAAGTCCACCGCTGTTCCTGAACGAGTCGAGAAGTCCGCCACCGTTTCCGGGCAAGTCGTTGAGAAGCCCGTCGTCGCACCACCTCCACAATTAAGAGGGCCTCCCCTACTCCGGTAA